Part of the Bacteroidia bacterium genome, TACTGTTGCTCGCGCTTATAGTGAGATGGAGATACGGGACATTGTAGTAACTCAACAAGGTTCGGGAACTTTTATCAGCGATAAAAAAATCTCTATTGATGCAGTGGAGAGGGAGCGAATTCTTTCTGAAATAACCCGCTCATACATTACAAAAGCAACCTCCTATGGGTTTTCTATTGAGGAGATTTTGGATCATATTCGAGATTTAGAAAATCTTAATTTACCATAAGGGGGTAAGGATGAAAATTTTTAATAAAAAATATAGTCGCATAAAAAATCTAAAAACATTTTCTATTTCACGCGATTTTTCATATGGAGTTATCTCTTTACTCGTTCTAACACTATTTGTAGGTATAGGCATAGCGGTGCAACTTAGAATTTCCCCTCTGATTCCTACTCAGATCGTAATACATCTTGGTGCAATAATAGTCGTAGCTGCTTGTTTACTAATCTTAATTCCAAAGTGGATTTTTATAATTTTGTTAAGTAGTGCTATTTGGTTTATACTTTTTGGGTTGTTAACCATTGAGCTATATGCACTGGCACTAATTGGAACTATAGGAATGTTTTTCTCAGCTTCAATACAGCTTATCACCCACTGGGACAAAGTGGTGATATTACGTATGGGAAAATTTAAAAAAGTTGGAGGATCTGGGCTGCTAGTGCTAATGCCTCTAATAGATCGCATTGTTGAATTTGTCGACACTCGTATTAGGGTGACCGATTTTAGTGCTGAGAAAACTTTAACTAGCGATGGGGTCCCTGTTCATGTCGATGCTCTTGCTTTTTGGATGATTTGGGATGCTAAAATGGCTATTTTAGAAGTTGAAAATTATGTTGAAGCAGTTGTTCTTTCTG contains:
- a CDS encoding slipin family protein, which gives rise to MKIFNKKYSRIKNLKTFSISRDFSYGVISLLVLTLFVGIGIAVQLRISPLIPTQIVIHLGAIIVVAACLLILIPKWIFIILLSSAIWFILFGLLTIELYALALIGTIGMFFSASIQLITHWDKVVILRMGKFKKVGGSGLLVLMPLIDRIVEFVDTRIRVTDFSAEKTLTSDGVPVHVDALAFWMIWDAKMAILEVENYVEAVVLSAQSALRDAIGKYDLSSLLSEREKLGKKIQKILDEKTNAWGVTILSIEITEIIIPKELEDSLSKQAQAEREKLSRIILAEAEVEIAKQFEIAAKRYKENPTALQLRSMNMIYEGIRQNSSMMLLPASILDHMDLGSVLGATAIQKYEEMKEKTKSLKTGEEE
- a CDS encoding GntR family transcriptional regulator; the encoded protein is MRKETKPSIMFSIDTTSGVPYYKQIIFQVQMAIADGRLGKGAQLPTVRSLAVELSINPNTVARAYSEMEIRDIVVTQQGSGTFISDKKISIDAVERERILSEITRSYITKATSYGFSIEEILDHIRDLENLNLP